From the genome of Calliopsis andreniformis isolate RMS-2024a unplaced genomic scaffold, iyCalAndr_principal scaffold0022, whole genome shotgun sequence, one region includes:
- the LOC143187002 gene encoding uncharacterized protein LOC143187002 isoform X1: protein MASDRSRIHSQSTYDCYCKTRPTTAPPRSGIQTDRSRVRLLTSKSSLSKTEATRSAKKGPLTPARLVIEDQQPDTKRSTTTLPISPVLSPETSAVLEDMQKLVKDAEIKIKEINMLNDSNRVRRAVTLHPDEAPLDDEDDHLLYIRERVSYKFEEANGWIDAGHTPSKNQEYFTEGSLPIKLKKITDFSAPKFKTCQEHYKDFMYHGNLGLQNLGLPMPGVPEVSEHVQEFRDSNETHSPDRERNKKMDNFSVRVGPSVSIQRELVAQNLEDIHISPDPSFVQECNNVGTYMIQHDFCSRSSPTRKEKVIKISGKSDNVKCSRKPVAKRRKTILKEFDKASNRVNCKRDSVPGERSEVPGATNNSLEGNKNRSIEDIEMEAELGTEITEHSGDRDLESTISSDVSGDQIDHSDQKLEKESLKKSGHSISNIHQETEIIKEEIKESPTRLASETKSGVQVRFREEIVERTEEKNIQNGEAAEKENTKTKSKAVQFENSNIPDNDIEELKSPSFLKETETLCDVLLLNKMAKEEKNRRQEKKVQKKEAKKNEHYKMIDERFDSILKKYCNQDEETPKADSHLVSSIVDSSEESEVSDSLDDLYNPHIEELDNVLLSYDKIIDNVARSTKMIDRFLTRPEIKEICMQDGVSETSESSTSTPLYKSKVEAKKKNTLCNLQVKRNIEPRSKDPVLKDRSLATNKRANNRCDSHTAVQTKTVKPSSVKTLTNIKGNNAFKKRYIPPNNSDKFPRRNNLKSQRHFNIPKKLANESSEDSVAVEESRLRQLCFQKESDSSSQITFSINTLSTSSDTRLQNIDETKTLEAKKTVDLKSTSMQDDLQIIGKENLDYSKLYNMVHSDVLKQGFAESKHTPIIVEHLISRVLQEETRFIEDKIKNALNVNQIVPALMKSLLENLQNLKTQNLELHIPENDVASGDAHTIETARANFGNLSEKQCLQIEEPVKDENCNTESIKSNRRIIEEPSNFDHEEIPAEPADTSKSQSSINKENISYSRSERTDKINSDIEELKEASNKTDPTKTAENSAHLMAKGNDNDNLSSAKSYSSVVSQRLANEENGIGKAVKNDAEQYANEAINLHAKDAVSEATDKSLTIAKSEVKTVQREEPTNSRQNLLSSAEGKEELLKKEDKLLESQHPVVIDPAPSNDNVQQASSSDSLHDCASLKSSPRDIPNIFLNTEKSSQKASEAEELPETKVVEIDRLRDQRDSYGIINKEKILSDLYEDVHKKLSIKDTNCLSAADQNYRFSKSISTIESNKCETQSDISHSDGELYMLSSGSYSLGEVRMSKKNRSDGETTNPCDDSITIFVTKEMLTSWNESSKSLIQSIGQI from the exons atGGCGTCTGATCGGTCGAGGATACACTCTCAATCTACTTACGATTGTTATTGTAAAACTCGCCCGACGACAGCACCTCCGAGAAGTGGAATTCAGACcgacaggagccgtgtcaggcttTTAACGTCCAAAAGTTCTCTTTCGAAAACGGAAGCCACCAGAAGCGCGAAAAAAGGGCCATTGACTCCTGCGAGGCTTGTTATCGAAGATCAGCAG CCAGACACTAAAAGATCCACTACAACGCTACCAATTTCTCCAGTGCTCAGTCCAGAGACCTCAGCAGTTCTTGAGGACATGCAAAAATTAGTCAAGGATGCAGAGATCAAAATTAAGGAAATAAACATGCTCAATGATTCTAATCGCGTTCGAAGAGCTGTGACTTT GCATCCGGATGAGGCTCCATTGGACGACGAGGACGATCATTTATTATACATCAGGGAGCGGGTGTCGTATAAATTTGAAGAAGCGAACGGCTGGATCGATGCTGGTCACACTCCCTCCAAAAATCAAGAATACTTCACCGAAGGAAGCCTTCcaataaaattaaagaaaatcaCTGATTTCTCTGCGCCCAAATTCAAAACATGCCAAGAACACTATAAAGACTTCATGTACCATGGCAATCTTGGTTTACAAAACCTGGGACTTCCCATGCCAGGCGTACCTGAAGTCTCAGAACATGTTCAAGAATTTAGAGATTCTAACGAAACCCATTCTCCAGATCgcgaaagaaataaaaaaatggaCAACTTCTCTGTTCGAGTGGGCCCATCGGTGAGCATCCAAAGGGAACTGGTGGCGCAGAATTTGGAGGACATTCATATATCACCAGACCCTTCTTTCGTTCAAGAATGTAACAATGTGGGGACTTACATGATCCAGCATGATTTTTGCTCGAGAAGTTCTCCTACACGCAAAGAAAAAGTGATAAAAATATCAGGAAAAAGTGATAATGTTAAGTGCAGTAGAAAGCCAGTGGCCAAACGTAGGAAAACGATTTTAAAAGAGTTTGATAAAGCTAGTAATAGAGTGAATTGCAAGCGAGATTCAGTGCCAGGTGAAAGGTCAGAAGTTCCAGGTGCGACTAATAATAGTTTAGAGGGAAATAAGAATAGGTCCATCGAGGATATAGAAATGGAAGCTGAATTGGGAACAGAAATAACAGAGCATTCAGGAGATAGAGATTTGGAATCGACAATTTCGAGCGATGTTAGTGGTGACCAAATTGATCATAGTGACCAAAAATTAGAAAAAGAGTCTCTGAAAAAGTCTGGTCATTCTATTTCGAATATTCACCAAGAGACTGAAATAattaaagaagaaataaaagaaTCGCCGACAAGGTTAGCTTCTGAGACAAAAAGTGGGGTACAGGTACGATTCAGAGAAGAGATTGTAGAAAGAACTGAAGAAAAGAATATACAAAATGGGGAAGCAGCTGAGAAAGAGAATACGAAAACAAAGTCAAAGGCTGTTCAATTCGAGAATTCAAATATTCCAGATAACGATATTGAAGAATTAAAAAGTCCCTCGTTTTTGAAGGAAACTGAAACACTTTGCGATGTCTTACTTCTGAATAAAATGGCGAAGGAAGAGAAAAATAGAAGACAAGAGAAGAAAGTTCAGAAAAAAGAGGCTAAGAAGAATGAACACTATAAAATGATCGATGAACGTTTCGACagtattttaaagaaatattgcaaccaggatgaagaaACTCCAAAAGCTGACAGCCATCTTGTGTCCTCGATTGTAGACTCTTCAGAGGAGTCAGAGGTCTCAGATAGTTTAGACGATTTATACAATCCTCACATAGAAGAGTTAGATAACGTTCTTCTCTCTTATGACAAAATAATTGATAATGTGGCTCGATCTACGAAAATGATCGACAGATTTCTAACGCGACCTGAAATTAAAGAAATCTGCATGCAAGATGGCGTCTCAGAAACCAGTGAGTCCTCCACTTCAACTCCATTATATAAAAGCAAAGTTGAAGCCAAGAAAAAAAATACTTTATGTAATTTACAAGTTAAACGAAATATTGAGCCAAGATCGAAGGATCCTGTACTTAAAGATCGATCTCTCGCAACGAATAAACGCGCAAATAATAGATGTGATTCTCATACAGCAGTGCAAACAAAAACTGTGAAACCCTCATCAGTTAAAACGTTAACAAACATAAAAGGAAATAATGCTTTTAAAAAAAGGTATATTCCTCCAAATAATTCGGATAAATTCCCTAGacgaaataatttaaaatcccAAAGACACTTTAATATCCCCAAGAAACTAGCAAATGAATCCAGCGAAGACAGCGTGGCTGTCGAAGAGTCTCGACTAAGGCAACTGTGTTTCCAAAAGGAGAGCGATAGCTCGAGCCAGATAACGTTTTCGATAAACACCTTATCAACGAGTTCGGATACCAGGCTGCAAAATATAGATGAAACAAAAACATTAGAAGCTAAGAAAACTGTAGACTTGAAGTCAACTTCAATGCAAGATGATTTGCAAATAATTGGGAAGGAGAATCTTGATTACTCGAAATTGTACAATATGGTGCATTCAGACGTTCTCAAACAAGGATTTGCAGAATCCAAACACACTCCTATCATTGTTGAGCACTTAATCTCTCGTGTCCTCCAAGAAGAAACGCGGTTCATCGAAGATAAAATTAAGAACGCTCTTAATGTGAACCAGATTGTGCCTGCGTTGATGAAGAGTTTGTTAGAAAATTTGCAAAATCTTAAAACACAGAATTTAGAGTTACATATTCCTGAGAATGATGTAGCTTCTGGAGATGCTCATACAATTGAAACTGCTCGTGCAAATTTTGGAAATCTATCAGAGAAGCAATGTCTGCAAATTGAGGAACCCGTGAAGGATGAAAATTGTAACACAGAAAGCATAAAAAGTAATAGAAGAATAATCGAGGAGCCTTCGAACTTCGATCATGAAGAGATTCCTGCAGAGCCAGCTGACACTTCCAAAAGCCAGTCATCAATTAACAAAGAAAATATATCATATTCGAGAAGTGAAAGAACAGATAAAATTAATTCTGATATTGAAGAGTTGAAGGAAGCTTCCAACAAAACCGATCCCACTAAAACTGCAGAAAATAGTGCGCATTTAATGGCAAAAGGGAATGATAACGACAATTTAAGTTCCGCGAAGAGCTATTCAAGCGTCGTCAGTCAGCGACTTGCAAATGAAGAAAACGGAATAGGCAAAGCTGTGAAAAACGACGCAGAACAGTATGCTAATGAGGCTATAAATTTGCATGCGAAAGATGCTGTTTCAGAGGCCACTGATAAGTCATTGACGATAGCAAAAAGTGAAGTTAAGACGGTGCAGCGAGAGGAGCCCACGAATTCGAGACAGAATTTGTTGTCTTCGGCTGAGGGGAAAGAAGAGTTACTAAAAAAGGAAGATAAGTTACTAGAATCGCAACATCCAGTGGTAATAGATCCTGCGCCGTCGAATGATAACGTTCAGCAAGCTTCTTCTTCTGATTCTTTACACGATTGTGCCTCTCTGAAATCTTCACCGAGAGATATtcctaatatatttttaaatacagaAAAATCTTCACAGAAAGCCAGTGAAGCTGAGGAACTTCCGGAAACGAAGGTAGTCGAGATTGATAGATTGAGAGATCAAAGAGACTCTTATGGTATAATTAATAAAGAAAAGATTTTGTCAGATTTGTATGAAGATGTACATAAAAAACTCTCTATAAAAGACACGAATTGCTTGAGCGCTGCTGATCAAAATTACAG ATTCTCTAAAAGTATATCTACAATAGAATCCAATAAA TGTGAGACACAGTCGGATATTTCACATTCTGATGGGGAATTGTACATGTTAAGCTCTGGTTCTTACTCGCTTGGAGAAGTTCGAATGTCAAAGAAAAATCGTTCTGACGGGGAAACTACAAATCCTTGTGACGACAGTATTACGATTTTTGTCACGAAAGAAATGTTAACTTCTTGGAACGAGTCCTCCAAG tcGTTGATACAAAGCATAGGTCAAATTTAG
- the LOC143187002 gene encoding uncharacterized protein LOC143187002 isoform X2: protein MASDRSRIHSQSTYDCYCKTRPTTAPPRSGIQTDRSRVRLLTSKSSLSKTEATRSAKKGPLTPARLVIEDQQPDTKRSTTTLPISPVLSPETSAVLEDMQKLVKDAEIKIKEINMLNDSNRVRRAVTLHPDEAPLDDEDDHLLYIRERVSYKFEEANGWIDAGHTPSKNQEYFTEGSLPIKLKKITDFSAPKFKTCQEHYKDFMYHGNLGLQNLGLPMPGVPEVSEHVQEFRDSNETHSPDRERNKKMDNFSVRVGPSVSIQRELVAQNLEDIHISPDPSFVQECNNVGTYMIQHDFCSRSSPTRKEKVIKISGKSDNVKCSRKPVAKRRKTILKEFDKASNRVNCKRDSVPGERSEVPGATNNSLEGNKNRSIEDIEMEAELGTEITEHSGDRDLESTISSDVSGDQIDHSDQKLEKESLKKSGHSISNIHQETEIIKEEIKESPTRLASETKSGVQVRFREEIVERTEEKNIQNGEAAEKENTKTKSKAVQFENSNIPDNDIEELKSPSFLKETETLCDVLLLNKMAKEEKNRRQEKKVQKKEAKKNEHYKMIDERFDSILKKYCNQDEETPKADSHLVSSIVDSSEESEVSDSLDDLYNPHIEELDNVLLSYDKIIDNVARSTKMIDRFLTRPEIKEICMQDGVSETSESSTSTPLYKSKVEAKKKNTLCNLQVKRNIEPRSKDPVLKDRSLATNKRANNRCDSHTAVQTKTVKPSSVKTLTNIKGNNAFKKRYIPPNNSDKFPRRNNLKSQRHFNIPKKLANESSEDSVAVEESRLRQLCFQKESDSSSQITFSINTLSTSSDTRLQNIDETKTLEAKKTVDLKSTSMQDDLQIIGKENLDYSKLYNMVHSDVLKQGFAESKHTPIIVEHLISRVLQEETRFIEDKIKNALNVNQIVPALMKSLLENLQNLKTQNLELHIPENDVASGDAHTIETARANFGNLSEKQCLQIEEPVKDENCNTESIKSNRRIIEEPSNFDHEEIPAEPADTSKSQSSINKENISYSRSERTDKINSDIEELKEASNKTDPTKTAENSAHLMAKGNDNDNLSSAKSYSSVVSQRLANEENGIGKAVKNDAEQYANEAINLHAKDAVSEATDKSLTIAKSEVKTVQREEPTNSRQNLLSSAEGKEELLKKEDKLLESQHPVVIDPAPSNDNVQQASSSDSLHDCASLKSSPRDIPNIFLNTEKSSQKASEAEELPETKVVEIDRLRDQRDSYGIINKEKILSDLYEDVHKKLSIKDTNCLSAADQNYRFSKSISTIESNKCETQSDISHSDGELYMLSSGSYSLGEVRMSKKNRSDGETTNPCDDSITIFVTKEMLTSWNESSKGC from the exons atGGCGTCTGATCGGTCGAGGATACACTCTCAATCTACTTACGATTGTTATTGTAAAACTCGCCCGACGACAGCACCTCCGAGAAGTGGAATTCAGACcgacaggagccgtgtcaggcttTTAACGTCCAAAAGTTCTCTTTCGAAAACGGAAGCCACCAGAAGCGCGAAAAAAGGGCCATTGACTCCTGCGAGGCTTGTTATCGAAGATCAGCAG CCAGACACTAAAAGATCCACTACAACGCTACCAATTTCTCCAGTGCTCAGTCCAGAGACCTCAGCAGTTCTTGAGGACATGCAAAAATTAGTCAAGGATGCAGAGATCAAAATTAAGGAAATAAACATGCTCAATGATTCTAATCGCGTTCGAAGAGCTGTGACTTT GCATCCGGATGAGGCTCCATTGGACGACGAGGACGATCATTTATTATACATCAGGGAGCGGGTGTCGTATAAATTTGAAGAAGCGAACGGCTGGATCGATGCTGGTCACACTCCCTCCAAAAATCAAGAATACTTCACCGAAGGAAGCCTTCcaataaaattaaagaaaatcaCTGATTTCTCTGCGCCCAAATTCAAAACATGCCAAGAACACTATAAAGACTTCATGTACCATGGCAATCTTGGTTTACAAAACCTGGGACTTCCCATGCCAGGCGTACCTGAAGTCTCAGAACATGTTCAAGAATTTAGAGATTCTAACGAAACCCATTCTCCAGATCgcgaaagaaataaaaaaatggaCAACTTCTCTGTTCGAGTGGGCCCATCGGTGAGCATCCAAAGGGAACTGGTGGCGCAGAATTTGGAGGACATTCATATATCACCAGACCCTTCTTTCGTTCAAGAATGTAACAATGTGGGGACTTACATGATCCAGCATGATTTTTGCTCGAGAAGTTCTCCTACACGCAAAGAAAAAGTGATAAAAATATCAGGAAAAAGTGATAATGTTAAGTGCAGTAGAAAGCCAGTGGCCAAACGTAGGAAAACGATTTTAAAAGAGTTTGATAAAGCTAGTAATAGAGTGAATTGCAAGCGAGATTCAGTGCCAGGTGAAAGGTCAGAAGTTCCAGGTGCGACTAATAATAGTTTAGAGGGAAATAAGAATAGGTCCATCGAGGATATAGAAATGGAAGCTGAATTGGGAACAGAAATAACAGAGCATTCAGGAGATAGAGATTTGGAATCGACAATTTCGAGCGATGTTAGTGGTGACCAAATTGATCATAGTGACCAAAAATTAGAAAAAGAGTCTCTGAAAAAGTCTGGTCATTCTATTTCGAATATTCACCAAGAGACTGAAATAattaaagaagaaataaaagaaTCGCCGACAAGGTTAGCTTCTGAGACAAAAAGTGGGGTACAGGTACGATTCAGAGAAGAGATTGTAGAAAGAACTGAAGAAAAGAATATACAAAATGGGGAAGCAGCTGAGAAAGAGAATACGAAAACAAAGTCAAAGGCTGTTCAATTCGAGAATTCAAATATTCCAGATAACGATATTGAAGAATTAAAAAGTCCCTCGTTTTTGAAGGAAACTGAAACACTTTGCGATGTCTTACTTCTGAATAAAATGGCGAAGGAAGAGAAAAATAGAAGACAAGAGAAGAAAGTTCAGAAAAAAGAGGCTAAGAAGAATGAACACTATAAAATGATCGATGAACGTTTCGACagtattttaaagaaatattgcaaccaggatgaagaaACTCCAAAAGCTGACAGCCATCTTGTGTCCTCGATTGTAGACTCTTCAGAGGAGTCAGAGGTCTCAGATAGTTTAGACGATTTATACAATCCTCACATAGAAGAGTTAGATAACGTTCTTCTCTCTTATGACAAAATAATTGATAATGTGGCTCGATCTACGAAAATGATCGACAGATTTCTAACGCGACCTGAAATTAAAGAAATCTGCATGCAAGATGGCGTCTCAGAAACCAGTGAGTCCTCCACTTCAACTCCATTATATAAAAGCAAAGTTGAAGCCAAGAAAAAAAATACTTTATGTAATTTACAAGTTAAACGAAATATTGAGCCAAGATCGAAGGATCCTGTACTTAAAGATCGATCTCTCGCAACGAATAAACGCGCAAATAATAGATGTGATTCTCATACAGCAGTGCAAACAAAAACTGTGAAACCCTCATCAGTTAAAACGTTAACAAACATAAAAGGAAATAATGCTTTTAAAAAAAGGTATATTCCTCCAAATAATTCGGATAAATTCCCTAGacgaaataatttaaaatcccAAAGACACTTTAATATCCCCAAGAAACTAGCAAATGAATCCAGCGAAGACAGCGTGGCTGTCGAAGAGTCTCGACTAAGGCAACTGTGTTTCCAAAAGGAGAGCGATAGCTCGAGCCAGATAACGTTTTCGATAAACACCTTATCAACGAGTTCGGATACCAGGCTGCAAAATATAGATGAAACAAAAACATTAGAAGCTAAGAAAACTGTAGACTTGAAGTCAACTTCAATGCAAGATGATTTGCAAATAATTGGGAAGGAGAATCTTGATTACTCGAAATTGTACAATATGGTGCATTCAGACGTTCTCAAACAAGGATTTGCAGAATCCAAACACACTCCTATCATTGTTGAGCACTTAATCTCTCGTGTCCTCCAAGAAGAAACGCGGTTCATCGAAGATAAAATTAAGAACGCTCTTAATGTGAACCAGATTGTGCCTGCGTTGATGAAGAGTTTGTTAGAAAATTTGCAAAATCTTAAAACACAGAATTTAGAGTTACATATTCCTGAGAATGATGTAGCTTCTGGAGATGCTCATACAATTGAAACTGCTCGTGCAAATTTTGGAAATCTATCAGAGAAGCAATGTCTGCAAATTGAGGAACCCGTGAAGGATGAAAATTGTAACACAGAAAGCATAAAAAGTAATAGAAGAATAATCGAGGAGCCTTCGAACTTCGATCATGAAGAGATTCCTGCAGAGCCAGCTGACACTTCCAAAAGCCAGTCATCAATTAACAAAGAAAATATATCATATTCGAGAAGTGAAAGAACAGATAAAATTAATTCTGATATTGAAGAGTTGAAGGAAGCTTCCAACAAAACCGATCCCACTAAAACTGCAGAAAATAGTGCGCATTTAATGGCAAAAGGGAATGATAACGACAATTTAAGTTCCGCGAAGAGCTATTCAAGCGTCGTCAGTCAGCGACTTGCAAATGAAGAAAACGGAATAGGCAAAGCTGTGAAAAACGACGCAGAACAGTATGCTAATGAGGCTATAAATTTGCATGCGAAAGATGCTGTTTCAGAGGCCACTGATAAGTCATTGACGATAGCAAAAAGTGAAGTTAAGACGGTGCAGCGAGAGGAGCCCACGAATTCGAGACAGAATTTGTTGTCTTCGGCTGAGGGGAAAGAAGAGTTACTAAAAAAGGAAGATAAGTTACTAGAATCGCAACATCCAGTGGTAATAGATCCTGCGCCGTCGAATGATAACGTTCAGCAAGCTTCTTCTTCTGATTCTTTACACGATTGTGCCTCTCTGAAATCTTCACCGAGAGATATtcctaatatatttttaaatacagaAAAATCTTCACAGAAAGCCAGTGAAGCTGAGGAACTTCCGGAAACGAAGGTAGTCGAGATTGATAGATTGAGAGATCAAAGAGACTCTTATGGTATAATTAATAAAGAAAAGATTTTGTCAGATTTGTATGAAGATGTACATAAAAAACTCTCTATAAAAGACACGAATTGCTTGAGCGCTGCTGATCAAAATTACAG ATTCTCTAAAAGTATATCTACAATAGAATCCAATAAA TGTGAGACACAGTCGGATATTTCACATTCTGATGGGGAATTGTACATGTTAAGCTCTGGTTCTTACTCGCTTGGAGAAGTTCGAATGTCAAAGAAAAATCGTTCTGACGGGGAAACTACAAATCCTTGTGACGACAGTATTACGATTTTTGTCACGAAAGAAATGTTAACTTCTTGGAACGAGTCCTCCAAG GGTTGCTGA
- the LOC143187005 gene encoding LOW QUALITY PROTEIN: inositol-tetrakisphosphate 1-kinase (The sequence of the model RefSeq protein was modified relative to this genomic sequence to represent the inferred CDS: deleted 1 base in 1 codon), whose amino-acid sequence MDKNHIGYKDIVERKKMCDKYVIGYWISEKKRQKFNWNDFYNICESEGFLLKMIDINSDLEPQGPFHVFIQKLTDKLAHAENGDQNAKAIMSRIQEYLCRHPEVIVIDPLDNIKILINRYKSYEMMQEHVQFNDVFTPKFVEIKSKSTVENISLLKMANIKFPFLCKPLIAQGSSDAHKMMIIFNEQGLNDCLPPCVAQEFINHNAIVYKIYIVGEHFHIVERPSFKNFYEEDCTALNTIFFNSLDIFKSGSRPKWSILSEEDIPLTVKPKQETVEKIVKKITKLFGLLLIGVDVVIENHTGKYAIIDVNVFPGYVGYPNFFEQLIGCIKKLLDERRDSQQNSKVYTLKKCLSDDLDSGFESDEKKKCSTKINK is encoded by the exons ATGGATAAAAATCATATTGGATATAAAGATATAGTG GAGCGCAAAAAAATGTGCGACAAGTATGTCATTGGTTACTGGATATCCGAAAAAAAGCGACAGAAGTTTAATTGGAatgatttttataatatttgcgAGTCTGAAGGGTTTCTACTGAAAATG ATTGACATAAACTCTGATCTTGAACCTCAGGGACCATTTCATGTTTTTATACAGAAACTAACGGATAAATTAGCGCATGCAGAAAATGGTGATCAAAAT GCCAAAGCAATTATGTCGCGAATTCAAGAATACCTATGCAGACATCCTGAAGTAATAGTTATCGACCCTTTGGACAATATTAAGATTTTAATCAATCGTTACAAGTCGTATGAAATGATGCAAGAACATGTACAATTTAATG ATGTATTTACTCCGAAGTTTGtagaaattaaaagtaaaagtaCTGTTGAGAATATATCACTGTTAAAAATGGCAAATATTAAGTTTCCATTTCTTTGCAAACCACTTATTGCTCAGGGTTCCAGTGATGCGCACAAG ATGATGATAATTTTTAACGAGCAAGGCTTGAATGATTGTCTGCCACCATGCGTGGCCCAGGAGTTTATTAATCATAATGCaattgtttataaaatatatatagtcGGTGAACATTTCCATATAGTTGAAAGGCCcagtttcaaaaatttttatgaagaaGACTGTACCGCGTTAAACACAATATTTTTCAATTCACTTGATATATTTAAGAGTGGTTCTAGACCTAAATGGTCTATTTTATCAGAGGAAGACATTCCATTGACGGTGAAACCGAAACAAGAGACAGTAGAAAAGATCGTAAAAAAGATTACAAAACTCTTCGGTCTTCTCTTGATCGGTGTTGATGTCGTTATCGAAAATCATACTGGGAAATACGCCATTATAGATGTAAATGTGTTCCCTGGGTATGTTGGTTATCCAAACTTTTTCGAGCAGTTGATAGGCTGCATTAAAAAGTTGTTGGATGAACGAAGAGATTCACAACAAAATTCTAAAGTTTATACGTTAAAAAAGTGCTTGAGCGATGATTTAGATTCcggttttgaaagtgatgaaaagaaaaaatgttctacaaaaataaataaataa